A section of the Phacochoerus africanus isolate WHEZ1 chromosome 4, ROS_Pafr_v1, whole genome shotgun sequence genome encodes:
- the YIF1A gene encoding protein YIF1A: protein MAYHSGYGAHGSKHRARAAPDPPSLFDDTSGGYSSQPGGYPAPGADVAFNVNHLLGDPMANVAMAYGSSIASHGKDMVHKELHRFVSVNKLKYFFAVDTAYVAKKLGLLVFPYTHQNWEVQYSRDVPLPPRQDLNAPDLYIPTMAFITYVLLAGMALGIQKRFSPEVLGLCASTALVWVVMEVLALLLGIYLATVRSDLSTFHLLAYSGYKYVGMILSVLTGLLFGSDGYYVALAWTSSALMYFIVRSLRTAALGSDSMGGPAPRQRLQLYLTLGAAAFQPLIIYWLTFHLVR from the exons GCTCCAAGCACAGGGCCCGGGCAGCTCCGGATCCCCCTTCCCTCTTCGATGACACAAGCGGTGGTTACTCCAGCCAGCCAGGGGGATACCCAGCCCCAGGAGCCGACGTGGCCTTCAATGTCAACCACTTGCTTGGGGACCCAATGGCCAACGTGGCTATGGCCTATGGCAGCTCCATCGCCTCCCATGGGAAGGACATGGTGCACAAGGAG CTACACCGTTTCGTGTCTGTGAACAAACTCAAGTATTTTTTCGCTGTGGACACAGCCTATGTGGCTAAGAAGCTAGGGCTGCTGGTCTTCCCTTACACACACCAG AACTGGGAAGTGCAGTACAGTCGCGATGTGCCTCTGCCCCCTCGGCAAGACCTCAACGCCCCCGACCTCTATATTCCCA CGATGGCCTTCATCACCTATGTGCTGCTGGCCGGGATGGCGCTGGGCATTCAGAAAAG GTTCTCCCCAGAGGTGCTGGGCCTGTGTGCAAGTACCGCGCTGGTGTGGGTGGTGATGGAGGTGCTAGCCttgctcctgggcatctacctggCCACCGTGCGCAGTGACCTGAGCACCTTccacctgctggcctacagcgGCTACAAATATGTGGG GATGATCCTCAGTGTTCTCACGGGCCTGCTTTTCGGCAGCGATGGCTACTACGTAGCGTTGGCCTGGACTTCGTCTGCGCTCATGTACTTCATC GTGCGCTCTTTGCGAACTGCAGCCCTGGGCTCCGACAGCATGGGGGGCCCGGCCCCCCGGCAGCGCCTCCAGCTCTACCTGACCCTGGGAGCTGCAGCCTTCCAGCCCCTCATCATATACTGGCTGACTTTCCACTTGGTTCGGTGA